GACATCGCCACCGCCGAGAGTTTCGCCCGCCGACTCCAGACCTGGCTGCAGCGCAGAGTGGTGATCGACGGCGAAATGCTGGCCCGCACAGTCAGCATCGGCGTGGCGGTCGGTGCGCCCGGCCACGACTCCACGTCGGATCTGCTCCGCCGCGCCGATCAGGCGGCGCTGTCGGCGAAGAGTGCCGGTGGCAGCATGACCGCGGTGTTCACCACCGAGATGGCCTCACAGCACGCCATCCGCAACGACATCGAATTGCACCTCGAAGGGGTCATCGACGACGCCGGCAGCGCGCTGGTGCTCCACTACCTGCCCGAGGTCGACATGCGCACCGGGGAGGTGCTCGGCACCGAGGCCCTGGTCCGCTGGCGGCACCCCACCCGCGGACTGCTGCTGCCCGAATCGTTCATCGGGGTGGCCGAATCCATCAACCTCGCAGGCAAACTCGGCCGGCTGGTGATGCGGTCGGCATGCGCGGACTTCGCCCGCTGGCGGTCCCGGCGGACCGCCGAAGACGCGATCCTGCGCATCAACGTCTCCCCAGTGCAATTGGTTTCGGACGGTTTCGCCGCCACGGTCGACGGCACCCTTGCCGAGTTCGGGCTCGACGGCTCCGCTGTGTGCCTGGAGATCACCGAGAGCGTGGTCGTCCAGGACATCGAAGCCACCCGGCACACGCTGGCCGCGCTCAAAGAGGTCGGCGTGCGCATCGCGATCGACGACTTCGGTACGGGCTACAGCGTTCTCACGCACCTGAAGTCGCTGCCGGTCGACACCGTGAAGATCGACCGCGGCTTCGTCCGCGACCTCGGCGCCAACCCCGGCGACCTCGCGATCGTGCGGGCCATCCTGGCGCTGGCCGACGCGTTCGGCCTCGAGGTGATCGCCGAGGGCGTCGAAACAGTTGCGGCCGCCAAGACGCTGCTCGAGCTGGGTTGCCCGCGCGCGCAGGGTTTCATGCTCTCCCGTCCGATCGACGCCACGGCCATGGAGGCATTGTTCCGCCAGGGGCACATCGCGGTGGACGCGCTACACGACACCTCGGCCACCGCCGGGCGCCACGCACCCGAGTGAGACCTCAGGCGGTGCGTACAGCCGGGCTGTCACCGCAGCAGAACCGCCTGCGGTAATCAGTGGGCGTCACCCCGATGATGCGGCGGAAGTGGTGGCGCAGCAGGGTGGCCGTACCGAAGCCGGACCGTTCGGCGATGCGGTCGATGTCGAGGTCGCTCTCCTCGAGCATCCTGCGCGCGTAGAGCACCCGCTGATCGGTCACCCACTGCATGGGGGTGGTGCCCGTCTCCTCGACGAATCGGCGGGCGAAGGTGCGCGCGGACATGTTCGCCCGACGCGCCAGCGTGCTCACGGTGTGCGGTTTCTCGAGATTGGCGACGATCCAATCCAGGTGCGGTGCAAAGCGTTCCGAGTGCCTGACCGGGATCGGCTGTTCGATGTACTGCCGCTGGCCGCCGTCGCGCTGCGGCGGCACCACCATCCGGCGGGCGATCTTGTTGGTCACCTCGCTGCCGAGTTCACGCCGCACCAGGTGCAGGCAGGCGTCGATGCCTGCCGCGGTGCCTGCGCTGGTGATCAGGTTGCCATCGTCGACGAAGAGCACGTTGCGGTCGACCCGCGCGGTGGGGTACATCCGCGCCAGCGCATCGGCGTGCATCCAGTGCGTCGTACACGGCCGCCCGTCGAGCAGACCTGCCGCACCCACGACGAAGGCCCCTGAGCAGACCGACAGGATGATCGATCCGCGGGCCGCCGCGGTGCGCAGCACGTCCAGCGCCTCGGGCGGATAACCGTTCTTGCCCGAGGCGATGGCGGGCACGGCGACCAGGTCCGCGCCGATGAGATCGTCGAAGTCGTGGTCGGGTGTCAGCGTCGCCCCGATCGAGGTCGTCACCGCCTTACCCGCCTCCGGTCCGCAGACCTTGAAGTCGAAGTTGGGCACGTCATCGGCGGAGCGGTCGATTCCGAAGACCTCGCAGATGACGCCGAACTCGAAAACCGCTAGACCGTCGAGCACCAGTGCCGATACGCTTTTCAACGCCATGGCAGCATATTAGCTCAAGATGTCAGTGCTGCCACTGTTGGCGGAATGTGTCTCGTCGAAAGATATCTGCCATGAGTACAGCATTGATCTCCCTCATCGTGATCAGCCCGTTCGCGTTGGGAGCCGCCATGATCTGGGCGGCCCGCCGTGAAGGGTTGCTGCGTTGGAATCTCGACCAGTTCCGGGTGTGGGCGCCCATGGCGGGTCGATTCGACAGCCGACGGGACGAGGACCGCGATTTCTCCCGGGCCCAACACGACCTCGACGCGATCCGCACCCGCTTCGAGGAGCACCCGTCGTGGCCGAGTTCAGGTGTGCTGGGTGAGCGACGCTAGGAATGGCTCGACCGCGTCGCGGTACACCTGCGGTCGTTCGTCGTGGATGAGGTGACCCGCGTCGGGAACCTGCAGATATGTTGTGCAGTAACCGATTTCGGCCATCCTACGCATCTGGCCCGGCGGCGTGACGGAGTTGCCCGCCTCCAGGAGCAGCGCCGGAACGCGCACCTGCTGCCACTGCTGCCAATAGTCCCGCAGCCCCCACTCCGCGGCGATGTCGATCCAGTGCCTGCGCCGCCCGTGCAGACGCCACCCGGTGGCGGTCCGGTCGAACGCCTCCAGGAAATAGCGCCCGGCGATCGGACCGAATTCGGCGAGCACCTGTTCCTCGGTCCCGAACTCGACGGGCAGCGCGTGCAGCCACGGCTCCCACGGTCCGGTGGTGCGACCGCGGAAGTCCGGCGCCATGTCCTCCACCACGACCGCGCTGACCAGATCGGGCCGGTGCGCGGCCAGACACCACGCGTGCAGAGCGCCCATCGAATGCCCGATCAGCACGGCCGGGCGCCCAAGTGCCGCGACCGCGTCACCGAGTTCGCCGACGAAGTGTTCGGTGCTGATCGGATGCGGTTCGGTGACGTCGCGGCCGCGATGCCACGGCGCGTCGTAGGTGAACACCGTTCCGAGCGCGGTGAGCCACGGCAGCTGACGCCCCCAGGTACTGCCCCGCCCCATCAGCCCGTGCACCAGCACCAGAGGCGCGCCGTCGCCGCCCCTGGCGATGAGCAGTGGGCGGCCCCGAGCGGTCAACCGTGCGGAGTCCATGTGCTCATCTTGCCCAGCCCAACCGGTAGCCTGAACGGCATGCCCAGTCAGAACCCTGTGGTGAAGATCAACGCAATCGAGGTCCCGCCGGACGCCGGTCCGGAACTGGAGAAGCGGTTCGCGCACCGCGCCCACGCCGTGGACAACCAGCCCGGATTCCTCGGCTTCCAGCTCCTGCGGCCGGTCAAGGGTGAGAACCGCTACTTCGTCGTCACGCAGTGGGAGTCCGACGAGGCCTTCCAGGCGTGGGCAACCGGCCCGGCGATCGAGGCGCAC
Above is a window of Mycolicibacterium baixiangningiae DNA encoding:
- a CDS encoding putative bifunctional diguanylate cyclase/phosphodiesterase, translating into MTRSLDQVVTAAAAELMAATATNVIASCTRVLADVVDHLGVDFSFLRHNDHTIKATKLVAEWPIRDYIPDPDPIGVIYFSEADPIFRQAEYLKKPLIVRPEPDNDDYQRRIEEGRGLPSVSMACVPLLSGEITSGILGFIKVGDREWTTEEQNALQTIATLFAQLQARIAAEEQLQYLAEHDDLSGLLNRRALMAHLDQRLADGEPGPVSVLFLDLDRLKTVNDYLGHNAGDQFIKMFAERLKAGTENPAAIARVGGDEFVVVPDGPIDIATAESFARRLQTWLQRRVVIDGEMLARTVSIGVAVGAPGHDSTSDLLRRADQAALSAKSAGGSMTAVFTTEMASQHAIRNDIELHLEGVIDDAGSALVLHYLPEVDMRTGEVLGTEALVRWRHPTRGLLLPESFIGVAESINLAGKLGRLVMRSACADFARWRSRRTAEDAILRINVSPVQLVSDGFAATVDGTLAEFGLDGSAVCLEITESVVVQDIEATRHTLAALKEVGVRIAIDDFGTGYSVLTHLKSLPVDTVKIDRGFVRDLGANPGDLAIVRAILALADAFGLEVIAEGVETVAAAKTLLELGCPRAQGFMLSRPIDATAMEALFRQGHIAVDALHDTSATAGRHAPE
- a CDS encoding GlxA family transcriptional regulator, which produces MALKSVSALVLDGLAVFEFGVICEVFGIDRSADDVPNFDFKVCGPEAGKAVTTSIGATLTPDHDFDDLIGADLVAVPAIASGKNGYPPEALDVLRTAAARGSIILSVCSGAFVVGAAGLLDGRPCTTHWMHADALARMYPTARVDRNVLFVDDGNLITSAGTAAGIDACLHLVRRELGSEVTNKIARRMVVPPQRDGGQRQYIEQPIPVRHSERFAPHLDWIVANLEKPHTVSTLARRANMSARTFARRFVEETGTTPMQWVTDQRVLYARRMLEESDLDIDRIAERSGFGTATLLRHHFRRIIGVTPTDYRRRFCCGDSPAVRTA
- a CDS encoding alpha/beta fold hydrolase, with protein sequence MDSARLTARGRPLLIARGGDGAPLVLVHGLMGRGSTWGRQLPWLTALGTVFTYDAPWHRGRDVTEPHPISTEHFVGELGDAVAALGRPAVLIGHSMGALHAWCLAAHRPDLVSAVVVEDMAPDFRGRTTGPWEPWLHALPVEFGTEEQVLAEFGPIAGRYFLEAFDRTATGWRLHGRRRHWIDIAAEWGLRDYWQQWQQVRVPALLLEAGNSVTPPGQMRRMAEIGYCTTYLQVPDAGHLIHDERPQVYRDAVEPFLASLTQHT
- the mhuD gene encoding mycobilin-forming heme oxygenase MhuD — encoded protein: MPSQNPVVKINAIEVPPDAGPELEKRFAHRAHAVDNQPGFLGFQLLRPVKGENRYFVVTQWESDEAFQAWATGPAIEAHKGQAANPVATGASLLEFEVVLNVAGSGDKA